A DNA window from Helianthus annuus cultivar XRQ/B chromosome 15, HanXRQr2.0-SUNRISE, whole genome shotgun sequence contains the following coding sequences:
- the LOC110914053 gene encoding uncharacterized protein LOC110914053: MEPRNIFQIVRNQYLDNLHVQKDVQNAVKKIRASQIDGKTHMQALETMLYENHFIYQSRQEPETDVVTELFFVHPQSSTMWCASPYVLLIDATYKININNMSSVQVVGLMSTRKSFCIAHVVICKERSDNFVWVFKKIKLMLHECMEFSDFQLLRLKDEDFKRL; the protein is encoded by the coding sequence atggagccacgTAACATTTTTCAAATCGTAAGAAACCAGTACCTCGACAACCTCCATGTTCAGAAAGACGTGCAAAATGCGGTTAAGAAAATTAGAGCATCACAGATTGACGGAAAGACTCACATGCAGGCACTGGAAACCATGTTGTATGAAAACCACTTCATTTATCAGAGCCGGCAGGAGCCTGAAACAGATGTCGTAACAGAGCTTTTCTTTGTTCATCCCCAATCGAGTACTATGTGGTGTGCATCCCCGTATGTGTTGTTGATCGACGCGACGTACAAAATAAACATCAACAACATGTCATCTGTCCAGGTTGTGGGTTTGATGTCGACCAGGAAGTCTTTTTGTATCGCGCATGTCGTTATTTGCAAAGAACGCAGTGATAACTTCGTATGGGTGTTTAAAAAGATCAAGTTAATGTTGCATGAATGTATGGAATTTAGTGACTTTCAACTTCTAAGATTAAAAGATGAGGACTTTAAACGGCTGTAA